The DNA region TGCGCTGATCCATAAGCGCCGGTTTGATCGCTATACGGCGGCTCTTGAGTGCGCGCGAGAGCTGCGCTGCGTCGAATGAATCGTCGTTCGCTTCGGGGCCCAGGTCAGGCAGTGGATCCGTGCCCGCGGCGTGCAGCGTCAGGGCCGAAAGCGCGCGTGAATCGTTGAGCTCAATCCGTGTGCCATCGGTCAGCTCGATGAGCGCTCGCGTGAACTTGTGCACTGGCTCGTTCCCACTCTGAATCAGCCAGTCGCCGTTCATCCGGAAGTGAGCGTGCAGGATCGACTTGTTCCCGAGATGAATGAGCTGATGCTTCCCGCGTCGCTCCACCCGCTCGACAACCTGCTGTCGCAATCGTCGCGCGCTGGCGGCGGGGAGCTGGCGAGAAAATGACGGATGCAGTGTTTGCAGTCTCGCGATCGTCTTCCCTTCGATTGCGCCGCGCAGCCTCAGCATCGCTTCTTCGACTTCAGGTAGTTCGGGCATGTGAGTTCAAATGG from Gemmatimonadaceae bacterium includes:
- the mutM gene encoding bifunctional DNA-formamidopyrimidine glycosylase/DNA-(apurinic or apyrimidinic site) lyase; this translates as MPELPEVEEAMLRLRGAIEGKTIARLQTLHPSFSRQLPAASARRLRQQVVERVERRGKHQLIHLGNKSILHAHFRMNGDWLIQSGNEPVHKFTRALIELTDGTRIELNDSRALSALTLHAAGTDPLPDLGPEANDDSFDAAQLSRALKSRRIAIKPALMDQRIVAGIGNIYAAEALWRARINPTAVASAVSKSRLVRLVAAIKAVIGDENRPPGRYTDTDGRERFEAYDREGKPCSRCGSSIARIAQAGRSTYYCAKCQRT